CCTCCTATAATTAACTTCGACACAGTCACCGGAGTTTAGTAGCGAATCTGGGTCTTCAAACCCACATCTTTCCCTCTCACTAACGGCAACATAACACAGCGTGGGTTTTGCGAAGATGTTCGGATTGCTTCTGGATCAGCAAGCCGACGCCAAAAAACATTGTTAGGGCCATCATGACCGTTCAATAGCGAAGCCGTAAGTTTGGTTTCACCAGACTTGACGGCGGAAGAAGCACGCCCGAGCAGGATTCTCGGGACGTTGTTGCGTCATGTTCGAGCCTCCTCGGATACCATATCAGCAATCGAAACGAAAAACGGAATTGTGTTGGGTGTCACCGATACAAATTTGTAGCCCCAAACAATAGTCTTCATTTTGGCTGCGAAATGTGTTTGACGGCGGATCTGCAAAGTGTACACACCAGTACGAGTGAAAATTTTGGGAATCCGTGCTTGATGCCTCTCAACGAGGAGCTCGCTTCCAAATCGCCAATGTCGAAGTATGGACTAGTACTCCACATTCAATAGTTGATGAGTCGGAACAAGCCGAAATGTCCACGCTCTCTTTGGACGGAGGCCCCGAATGCAACGATTGACCGTCGTATTCTCATCGGTAACATGTAAAAGCGGTtttgacaaagctttgttTTAAAATGAACCATTGACTACCATTCCTAGCCACACATGTAGACGACGAAATGAGTCTCTTTGTTGTTGATTCATCACTTAATACGTGTCTAATATTTACTTCAAAAAGGCACTCTCCGCCTTGCAATCCATATCAATCGCTAAAACCCGGGCTCCTTCCGCCGGTTCTGTCAAAAAGCACTCGGCTTGTTTCCCATACTTGGCTTCGTAAGATGATTGTAAATGCTTTATGAGTCCTTCGACAACTCGGCGTTGAACGAAAGTGACCGTACAACCGCCAAAACCGCCGCCGGTCATGCGGGAACCGTACACACCTTCGTACGCCTGAGCTACTTCGACGAGATAGTCAACTTCTTCACAGCTTACTTCGTACTCGTCTCGCAAGCTTGCGTGGGACGCATTCATAAGTTCTCCAACATGATCCCACAGTCCCATTTTCAGAGCAACCTTGCACTCTTTGGTGCGAACATTTTCGTTAACGACGTGGAGAGCTCGATGGTAAGAAATCTTATTCATCTTAGCTTCGGCCTCTTTCACGTCATCCTTAGTGGCGTCTCGCAGAGAAAGTACGTGGTAGAGCGGAATGGACTGCATTGCTAGGAGCGCATCGTGACACTGGGCTCGTCGGATCCCATACTCGGAATCGGCAATGCTGTGCGTGACCTTTGAGTTGGTGATAAGAATAACGGGATCTTCTGGTGTATTTGCTTTCATAGTGACGTGTTCAATTTCCAGTGATTGGCAGTCAATGAGCATAAGTTTGCCGACTTGGGCGGCAGACGAGGCTAGTTGATCCATGATACCGCATGGCGAATGTGCCCAATCGTTTTCGGCTTTCTGACAACGTAACGCGCGTTCCTTTCGAATatccttttctttggcggaGGAATAGGCCATATTTTCCGGCAGGAAGCATTCGAAGAATGTCGCGACTGCAACTTCGAGCGATGCCGAACTGGACAGACCGGAGCTCAAAGGAACATCGCTAGCAATGGCCATAGACAGGTCTATAGTGCACCCTTCTTTGGGAAGATCGTGCATGTACTGTTGTACTACCCCGACTACGTAGTTGACCCATGATCGCGGTTCATCCGCATCTGGTGGACGACTTGTGCCGTTCAGCCGGCGTTCTTCAACAATACTTCCGTTAAGGGCCTTTTCGGAAATGAGTCGCAGACGCATCGACGTCGGTCCATTGCCCTTGCCGGTATGGCAAAAGCCGGTTCCGTAAATCACGGTGGAAAAGTCGATGGCCAAGGGTAAGACAAATCCACCCGTGTAATCGACGTGCTCGCCAATTAAATTGACCCGTCCTGGTGCCGCCACCACGTACGCCGGGGGTTTGTGGTCCTGCACAAAGGAGGAAAGGTGTTTCTGGTACAAGCCCTTGGCGGAGTCTACAAGAGTCTGCAAGTTCGGTGCCAACGAAGCCTTGGCTATCTTGGGAGGCAACGCCGTACTCGCAGAATCCGTCATGCTTGAGACACTGCAATCGATCAGGGTTCTGATGTCAAGTATTGAGTGGTACAAGCAAGAAAGAACGTGAGAGGTCAACGGAGAAGAGTCTTTCCAAGTTGCAAAAGCCCAAACCTCCAAGAGACAGGCGAGTTCCTTCCAAAAGATTTTCGGTTGGCGTCGCAAAGCAGAAACGTCAAGGTAAAATACCCAGCGGTGATTGGTCGTTGGCGGGTAGCAGTCATTGATGACGCCGCTAGCGCTCGGGAATCGATACATCCCTGGGACTTGAAATGCGTTTCTTTGAAAATTGAGAGTGAGTCGCATATAATGCAGCTTTGTGTTCCCGATTGGTCAGTGTACAATCAACCACTACTTGTCGTGCGTGCTCAGATTCTACGGCGGTAACATTAACATGACATAAATTCAAATGTTTATGACTGTGACAGCATTCGGGTCGCGCATCGTGAAATGCCCCCCTACCCTCTCGCCTAGCTAATAGAGTTTTCTTTACAATCAGGTGCATTTCAACGATGACAGGAGATGACTAAATGTGAAAAGGGACTcgcacaaagaaaaaggaacaAACAGATACCAACGGAAGCTCTCGAGCACCATTCCGTCATCAATTCAATGTACAGCATATTTCTTGGTTCCTAGTATTGTTTTGTGGAATGCATTGTGCGTAACTGTCTTTTTAGGAATTATGACAGAAACATCATTTTACGTTTCGAGTGGGAATCCCGAGCTCGACACAGAAGATGATCACACCAGCTCCAGCTGGGAAGAGCTCCGGCAAGGCTACGACTGCGCTGAGACGGCAGGAATACAAACAAATAAGTTGGTGTCACTCACAAATTCCCCCCTGACAGAGCCTTTTCAAGTTCTCGAAGAGGCCCAGAAGCTTTTTCACATTGCCTTGCCTTCGGTCTTGATCCAGTTCAGTCTATTTTTCATTTTTCCCATGTCGGCTTCGGCGGTTGGACGTAATGTTGGAACAGTTGAGCTGGCTGCTTTTTCTCTTGGATCCTTAATTGGAAATCTGACTTGTTTGTCAATCATGGAAGGTGCCTTGACTGCGGCTGATACGCTCATGCCgcgagcttttggaacaggCCAGTACGAGGAAGTTGGACGGATCGCCATTCGGGGCACCGTCGTGTGCTTATGTCTTTTGCTACCACCTATCATCCCACTCTGTGGCTATGGGGGTTGGATCTTGGAAACACTTGGACAAGACCCAGACGCTTCGCAGCTCGCAGAAACCTGGATTCGCGTTTACTTTTTGGGCGTATTCCCGAATTTGGGCTTTAGGATTTTGTTGCGCTTTCTACTATGTCAGCATCAACCATGGCCAATGGTGATTTCTAGTGCCGTTCCTTGTTTCTTGGTACATCCAATTCTCTTGCGACATTTGGTACCGACTATGGGTCTGGAAGGATCGGCCTTGGCAATTGTTCTAACTCAGTGGATATCACTGTTCCTACTAATCGCCATACTTGTTGTGAAACCCATGCACAAATCGGAAACCTGGCCCGGTTTGTCCTGGTTGTATGTCAAAGAAGCCTTGGCAGTAGGACCGTCCCTAAAGTTTCT
The genomic region above belongs to Phaeodactylum tricornutum CCAP 1055/1 chromosome 16, whole genome shotgun sequence and contains:
- the GALK1 gene encoding galactokinase, which codes for PPAYVVAAPGRVNLIGEHVDYTGGFVLPLAIDFSTVIYGTGFCHTGKGNGPTSMRLRLISEKALNGSIVEERRLNGTSRPPDADEPRSWVNYVVGVVQQYMHDLPKEGCTIDLSMAIASDVPLSSGLSSSASLEVAVATFFECFLPENMAYSSAKEKDIRKERALRCQKAENDWAHSPCGIMDQLASSAAQVGKLMLIDCQSLEIEHVTMKANTPEDPVILITNSKVTHSIADSEYGIRRAQCHDALLAMQSIPLYHVLSLRDATKDDVKEAEAKMNKISYHRALHVVNENVRTKECKVALKMGLWDHVGELMNASHASLRDEYEVSCEEVDYLVEVAQAYEGVYGSRMTGGGFGGCTVTFVQRRVVEGLIKHLQSSYEAKYGKQAECFLTEPAEGA
- a CDS encoding predicted protein, whose product is MTETSFYVSSGNPELDTEDDHTSSSWEELRQGYDCAETAGIQTNKLVSLTNSPLTEPFQVLEEAQKLFHIALPSVLIQFSLFFIFPMSASAVGRNVGTVELAAFSLGSLIGNLTCLSIMEGALTAADTLMPRAFGTGQYEEVGRIAIRGTVVCLCLLLPPIIPLCGYGGWILETLGQDPDASQLAETWIRVYFLGVFPNLGFRILLRFLLCQHQPWPMVISSAVPCFLVHPILLRHLVPTMGLEGSALAIVLTQWISLFLLIAILVVKPMHKSETWPGLSWLYVKEALAVGPSLKFLHLSVGGIMSMNEWWFFEIMCFVAGSFGVIPLCVHTIAYNLVPLLFMIPLGILIGLTVRMGHVIVENPKHAKQMACWCMGLTAGIGAVVATLLHVFRYQIIATFTSDEEVIEPIFGDIYWRMAAIISGFLYFFTLPAVVYFAVIRGGGLDALWTVLPIFYTILQGLLALGYVMVDWERHACTIREGIQRSAAEAKGLESNETTLLLASPKRTF